In Thamnophis elegans isolate rThaEle1 chromosome 4, rThaEle1.pri, whole genome shotgun sequence, the following proteins share a genomic window:
- the VEGFA gene encoding vascular endothelial growth factor A isoform X3, with the protein MNFLLTWIHWGLAALLYFHNAKVLQAAPAQGDGDRQQGEVISFMKVFERSACRSIETMVDIFQEYPDEVEYIFKPSCVPLMRCAGCCNDEALECVPTEIYNVTMEIMKLKHFQSQHIHPMSFQQHSKCECRQKKEVRVRQEKCEKPRR; encoded by the exons ATGAACTTTCTGCTCACTTGGATCCATTGGGGGTTGGCGGCGCTGCTTTATTTCCACAACGCCAag GTGTTGCAGGCTGCTCCTGCCCAGGGGGATGGAGACAGGCAACAAGGTGAAG TTATCTCATTTATGAAGGTCTTTGAGCGTAGTGCCTGCAGGTCAATTGAGACCATGGTAGATATTTTCCAGGAGTATCCTGATGAGGTGGAATACATCTTCAAACCATCCTGTGTGCCCCTGATGAGATGTGCAGGATGCTGTAATGATGAAGCACTAGAATGTGTGCCTACAGAGATCTACAATGTCACCATGGAG ATCATGAAACTCAAACactttcagagtcagcatatacaTCCGATGAGCTTCCAGCAGCATAGTAAATGTGAATGCAG ACAAAAGAAAGAAGTCAGAGTTAGACAAGAAAA ATGTGAAAAACCGAGGCGGTGA
- the VEGFA gene encoding vascular endothelial growth factor A isoform X1 produces MNFLLTWIHWGLAALLYFHNAKVLQAAPAQGDGDRQQGEVISFMKVFERSACRSIETMVDIFQEYPDEVEYIFKPSCVPLMRCAGCCNDEALECVPTEIYNVTMEIMKLKHFQSQHIHPMSFQQHSKCECRQKKEVRVRQEKKSKRGKGKGQKRKRRRGRYKPQNFHCEPCSERRKHLYKQDPLTCKCSCKFTDSRCKSKQLELNERTCRCEKPRR; encoded by the exons ATGAACTTTCTGCTCACTTGGATCCATTGGGGGTTGGCGGCGCTGCTTTATTTCCACAACGCCAag GTGTTGCAGGCTGCTCCTGCCCAGGGGGATGGAGACAGGCAACAAGGTGAAG TTATCTCATTTATGAAGGTCTTTGAGCGTAGTGCCTGCAGGTCAATTGAGACCATGGTAGATATTTTCCAGGAGTATCCTGATGAGGTGGAATACATCTTCAAACCATCCTGTGTGCCCCTGATGAGATGTGCAGGATGCTGTAATGATGAAGCACTAGAATGTGTGCCTACAGAGATCTACAATGTCACCATGGAG ATCATGAAACTCAAACactttcagagtcagcatatacaTCCGATGAGCTTCCAGCAGCATAGTAAATGTGAATGCAG ACAAAAGAAAGAAGTCAGAGTTAGACAAGAAAA aaaATCAAAGCGAGGAAAGGGGAAGGGTCAAAAAAGAAAGCGCAGGAGAGGCCGGTATAAACCACAGAATTT TCACTGTGAACCTTGCTCAGAAAGGAGAAAGCACTTGTACAAACAAGATCCCTTGACCTGTAAATGTTCCTGCAAATTCACAGACTCACGTTGCAAGTCGAAGCAGCTTGAGTTAAACGAGCGCACTTGCAG ATGTGAAAAACCGAGGCGGTGA
- the VEGFA gene encoding vascular endothelial growth factor A isoform X2, translating to MNFLLTWIHWGLAALLYFHNAKVLQAAPAQGDGDRQQGEVISFMKVFERSACRSIETMVDIFQEYPDEVEYIFKPSCVPLMRCAGCCNDEALECVPTEIYNVTMEIMKLKHFQSQHIHPMSFQQHSKCECRQKKEVRVRQENHCEPCSERRKHLYKQDPLTCKCSCKFTDSRCKSKQLELNERTCRCEKPRR from the exons ATGAACTTTCTGCTCACTTGGATCCATTGGGGGTTGGCGGCGCTGCTTTATTTCCACAACGCCAag GTGTTGCAGGCTGCTCCTGCCCAGGGGGATGGAGACAGGCAACAAGGTGAAG TTATCTCATTTATGAAGGTCTTTGAGCGTAGTGCCTGCAGGTCAATTGAGACCATGGTAGATATTTTCCAGGAGTATCCTGATGAGGTGGAATACATCTTCAAACCATCCTGTGTGCCCCTGATGAGATGTGCAGGATGCTGTAATGATGAAGCACTAGAATGTGTGCCTACAGAGATCTACAATGTCACCATGGAG ATCATGAAACTCAAACactttcagagtcagcatatacaTCCGATGAGCTTCCAGCAGCATAGTAAATGTGAATGCAG ACAAAAGAAAGAAGTCAGAGTTAGACAAGAAAA TCACTGTGAACCTTGCTCAGAAAGGAGAAAGCACTTGTACAAACAAGATCCCTTGACCTGTAAATGTTCCTGCAAATTCACAGACTCACGTTGCAAGTCGAAGCAGCTTGAGTTAAACGAGCGCACTTGCAG ATGTGAAAAACCGAGGCGGTGA